A stretch of DNA from Methylosinus sp. LW4:
GAAGGGGAAGACTTCCGTATTGTCGCCGCAGTCGACGCAGAGCGCGCGCGCCGAGAGGCCATAGCGCTGGCCGCGGCCGAGAAAGCGGAAATAGCTGGCGCCGAGGAAGGAGATCACCTCGTCGTGCACATGCGGATCATTGAGCGGGAAATGCAGGCGGAAGCCGGCGAAGCCTATGTTGATCGGCAGCGTCCGCTCGAATTTGTTGCGGCCGTAGTCGAACAGCGCCGCCGAATAGGGAATGGGCGTCGGTATGCCGTCCCTTATCGTGTTCACCGTCACCGGGCGCTTGTAGAGAAAGCCCAGATGGAAGGTGTGCAGACGGAAAGAGCCAGGAATATTCGAGAACAGCGCCTTTTCCGGCCGGAAGCGCAGATCGCGGAAAGAATCGAAGTCGAGCTTCGCCAATTCGTCCGGCAGCTGCGGCGGCGCCGCCTCGAAAGGCGCGCCGGCGAGGTCGCGAGCGCGACGCGCCACATCCTCGAGGCCGAAGCGCGGCTGCGTTCCGTTCTGCACGGATTGCGCGACGGCGCGCCCGAGCGGCGCGGCCTGAGCGCCCGCCGCGACCATCGCGCCGAGAAGCCGGCGGCGTGTGATGTCGATCATTTCAGTCGGTTTCCGAGAAAATTGAGCGACGGGCGGAAGCCCGTCTTCTGGTCGCAGACGAATCGGGGTCGCAGACGAATCGGGCGTTCTTGGGGACGCCGCCCCGCCTGCGAGCGCGGCGCGCGTCGCCCGGCCCCGTCCGAGCTTCTGCCTATCCGGCTTTGCGCCCGCCCGCAAGACGGTGGAGCTATCACCCCGGGCGGGGCGCAAAATGGGCGAAAGGGCGACAAATTTCGCCGAGGCGCGAAAAAGCCCTTGCAGAGCGGGCGAAAGCGCGTATTTACGTTCTCGCCCACTTTCGCACGTGCCTGTGGTCGTGTGTCGGTCGATGGGGATCCGGACAAGAGGCCGGTCAACCATCGGAATAAAACCGGCAGCCGGAGGCGAAACCGGCGAACCTCGCCTGAGCGAGGGATCGCGACTTAAAGCAACGACGGACCGGGCTTTTTCGTCTCTGTCGACCCTCCAAAGGTCGGCGTACCGAAGAGGCTTGTCTTTCTTGCCGGGCGTGCGGAAAGGGAAAAATCCCCTTCCAAGCGATGGCTATTCGAATCGGATTCGATGTCCGTCTGGACATTCGCGTCCGTGTCTCGTCTAGCCGACGGCGCATCACCCGACCGTCCTGCGCTTCGCCGCGAGCGAGGCCTTGGCGGTCATGGAACGCAGTCGTCTCGATGTTCAGCGCGCCTCCACAGCGTGCTGCGCAAACGACGTCGTGCATCCGATCGAAGCCCTTGGCCACTCCGCGGCGCTATATGCCGCGACTTCGTTGGGGATGCCGCAAATGACGGATCGTATTCGCGAATTTTTGGAGGCCCGTCGTCGCGCCGGACGCGATGTCGGCCCCTGCCTCGTCGTCGACCTCGAGGTCGTGCGCGACAATTACACGAGCTTCGCCAAGGCGCTGCCGGACACGCGCGTGTTCTACGCGGTGAAGGCCAATCCGGCGCCGGAAGTGCTCTCGCTGCTCGCCTCGCTCGGCTCCTGCTTCGACACGGCCTCCGTCGTCGAGATCGAGCAGGCCATGGCCGCCGGCGCGACGCCGGAGCGCATCAGCTTCGGCAACACGATCAAGAAGGAGCGTGACATCGCCCGCGCCTATGCGCTGGGCGTGCGCCTCTTCGCCGTGGATTGCGAGGCGGAGGTCGAGAAGATCGCCCGCGCCGCCCCTGGCTCCAAGGTTTTCTGCCGCATTCTCTGCGACGGAACCGGCGCCGAATGGCCGCTGTCGCGCAAATTCGGCTGCGCGCCGGATATGGCGCCGCGCGTCCTCGAGCACGCGCATCGCCTCGGCCTTGTCGCCTATGGCGTCTCCTTCCATGTCGGCTCGCAGCAGGGCAATCCGAACATGTGGGACGGCGCGCTGAGGTCGGCCTCGTCCATCTTCCGTGATCTGGCCGAGCGCGGCATTCAGCTGCAGATGGTCAATCTGGGCGGCGGATTTCCGACCCGCTACCTCAAGAATGTGCCGGCCGTTAAGGCCTATGGGCAGGCGATCTTCCGGGCGTTGTCGAAGCATTTCGGCAATCGCATTCCCGAGACGATCATCGAGCCGGGCCGCGGCATGGTCGGCAACGCGGGCGTGATCGAGGCCGAGGTCGTGCTGGTGTCGAAGAAGTCGCGCGAGGACGAGGTTCGCTGGGTCTATCTCGACATCGGCAAGTTCAACGGCCTCGCCGAGACGACCGACGAGATGATCCGCTATCCGATCCGCACCGAGGCGGACGGCTCCGCGACCGCGCCTTGCGTCATCGCCGGGCCGAGCTGCGATTCGGTGGACGTGCTGTATGAGAAGGAGCCTTATCTCCTGCCCATCAGCCTGGAGATCGGCTCGAAAGTGCTGATCGAGGGAACCGGCGCCTATACGACGACCTATTCGTCGGTCGGCTTCAACGGCTTCCCGCCGCTCGAATCCTTCGTGATCTGACGCCTCGGCCGCGCGCCTTTGGGCCCGCGGCCTCCCGCCAAAATCTCTGTCCCGTTCGGCGGGCGCGCTGTGATGCGCGCCAGGCGCGAGGGTCGTCCGTCCTCGAAGGGAGGAACCGATGGCCTTTGAACTCTCTCGGCATGAGACCGGATCGCTCGGCTTTCCGGGCGTCGGCATGGTCGCGGAAGAGAGCCGCTCGGCTCGCCGCCCGGTTTGCGTGATCTCAGAGGAAGCCGCGGAAGACATTGCCGCACGCGAGGCGCTGCTCGACGCGGCCTTCGGCCCGGCGCGCTTTCTGAAGACTTGCGAGCGGCTGCGCGAAGGCCGCAAGCCGGCGCGCGGTCTCGCGCTGGTCTGCAAGGATGAGGATTGCCTCGTCGCCACAATGCGCATGTGGGCGATCTTCGCCGGTCCGGGACGTCCGGCGCTGCTGCTCGGCCCGCTCGCAGTGGCGCGCGACTATCGCTCTCTCGGCCTCGGCGCCGCCATGATCGAGGCGGGCCTTTCGCGTGCGGCGGTCCGCAATCATCGCGCGGTTCTGCTCGTCGGCGACGCGCCGTATTATACGCGCTTCGGTTTCGAGACCCGCTTCACCGACGGGCTCACAATGCCAGGTCCCGTCGAGCGCGAGCGCTTTCTCGGCCTCGAGCTGACGCAAGGCGCTCTGACGGGGGCGTCGGGCCGTGTTTCCGCCGCCGGCCTGACCGTCCGGGCGGTCGCCCCGGCCATGACGATCGGCGAGCTGGCGCGCGCAGCGTGACGTCGGGGACCGCGAGTCGGAAAGGGCGAGCCTTTCGTGCCGCCCGCCTCTGAGCCGACCGTCGCCCGCCCATTCGTGAAAAGCAAAACGCCCGAAGTCTCGCGACTTCGGGCGCTTTGCTTTGGTCTCTCTGAGGAAGCGGCGCGCGGCCGCCTCCCAGAAGAGCGCGGCGATCAGTGCGCCAGCGACTTCACATCCGCAATGCCGGCGGAGACGAAATCGGTTCCGGCCACGCCCTTGCGCAGCACGGCCTCGGCGACCTTCACCGCGGCGTCGGCGGCGCTGGCGCGCACCTCGGCGGCGGCCTGAGCCTCGGCCTGGGCGATCTTGTCCTCCACCTGCTTGGTGCGGCGGGTGATATAGTCCTCGAGGCGCTGGCGCGCTTCGGTCGCCAGCAGCTCGGCCTCGCTCTTGGCCTGAGCGACGATCGCCTTGGCCTCTTCCTCGGCCTCCTCGCGCTTCTTCTCGAAGGAGGCGAACAGGCTCTCGGCCTCGCTGCGCAGGCGCTCGGCCTCGGCGAGCTCGCTCTTGATTCGGATCACGCGCGCGTCGAGCGCGCCCGCGAGCTTCTTATGCGCGCCCACATAGAGCAGCACGCAGACGAAAATGCCGAAGCCGATGGCGACGAAAACTTCCGCGTCGAAATGCATGGCTCGACCTCTCAGCTCGCCTTGATGTTACGATATTCGCCCTGCAGCGTCTCCGCGGCGAAACGGGCGCCCGTCAGCTTCTCGAGGATCGCTCCGGCGGCGTCGGTGGCGATCGCCTCGACATTGGCCAGCGCCTCGGATTTGGCGGCGAGAATCTGCGCTTCGGCGGCGGCGACCTTCTCGGCGAAGGCGGCTTCCTCGCTCGCGCGGCGCGTGGCTGTGTCGGCGGCCGCCTGCTGCTGGGCGGCGCGGCCGATGTCCTGCGCCTGCGCCTTGGTGACGCGCAATTTCTCGTCATGCGCGGCGGCGGCTTCCTGCGCCTTCGCCTGAAGCTCGCGCGAGGCGAAGAGATCGCTCTCGATGCGGCTCTCGCGATCGTGCAGGATAGAGCCGATGCGCGGCAATGCGATGCGCGACATGAGAAGATAGAGAAGCCCGAAGGTCAGCGCCAGCCAGACGAGCTGCGGAACGAAATTCTCCGTCTGGAACGGCGGAAACTCGCCTCCGCCGTGATGCTCGACGCTCGTTTGCGTCGCGCTCGGCTCATGGGCTCCATGCGGCGCCGCCTCTTCGGCGGCGAGAACGATATTCGCCATGACGGCTTCCAGCCTCTTGTCTGCGTGGGAGACGACAAAGGCTCGGGACGCGTCCCGAGCCTTCGTTCATTAAGGCCTTCAGGCCTTGAGATAGAGCAGGATCGCGATCAGGAACGCGAAGATGCCGAGACCTTCGGCCAGCGCCGCGCCGATGATGGCGTTGGTGAACTGGGCGGCCGCGGCCGACGGATTGCGCAGAGCGCCGTTGAGATAGTTGCCGAAGATGATCGCGACGCCGATAGCGGCGGCGCCCGTTCCGATGGCGGCGAGACCAGCGCCGATCGGACCGTAGACGGAAACATCAGCCATTGTTAGCTCCTGCTCTTTTTTAGACGGGCGACCATTTATTGTTCGAATATTTATCAGTGGCCCGGGTGGATCGCGTCATTGAGATAGACGCAGGTGAGGACGGTGAAGACGAAAGCCTGGAGGCAGTTGACCAGCAGCTCCAGAGCGTAGAGCACGACGACGCCGAGGACCGGGACCGGCGCGAGCGCCGCCCAGGAGCCGGCGCCCAGCAGCATCACCGCGAGACCGCCGAACACTGCGAGCGTGATATGGCCCGCGAGAATATTGGCGAAGAGACGAACGGAGAGCGACACCGGCCGCGACAGGAAGGAGATGATCTCGATCGGGATCAGAATGACCAGCACCGGCGCGGGAACGCCATGCGGCACGAACAGCCGCAGAAAGCCGAAGCCGTGGCGATAGAGCCCGTAGAGGATCACCAGAAGGAGAACGAAAGCCGCGAAGGCGAAGGTGAGGACGATCTGGCTCGACAGCGAATAGGTGTAGGGGACGAGGCCGATCAGATTCGACATCAGGATGAAGGTGAACAGCGTGAACACGAAGGGGAAGAAGCGCATCCCTTCCTTGCCCGCCGTGGAGCGCACCGTATTGGCGACGAATTCGTAGAGAACCTCGGCGAGCGCCTGTCCGCGGCCCGGCACCAGCGCGCGCTTGGACGTCGCGAATATGGTGAGGATGATGGCCGCCGAGGCGGCGAGCAGCATATAGAGCGAGGCGTTGGTGAAGGAGACGTCGACGCCATTGATGAAGTAAGGCGCAATACGCTGGAGCTCGAACTGCTCGGTAGGATTCATCGCTCGATCCGGACGACGCCCGGCCCTTCATCTCCGCGGCGCCGAGGGAGTCGGGCCGCCTGTTTCATCCCCCGCCTCGCGCGTCTTTCGGCGCGACGAAGCGAAACACATTGTAGAAGCCCGCAGCGACGCCGAGCCCCAGAAACAGGATCAGCAGCCACGGCCCGGTGCCGAACCAGCGATCCGCCTGCCATCCGATCAGCGTCGCGACGAGAATCGCCGCGACGAATTCGGACAGCACGGTGAAACCCGCGCTCAGCGCCTTTCCGAACGACCCGCCGACCGGCAATCCGCCGCCAGTCTCGGCGCGTCGCTCCTCCTCCTTGCTGCCGAGCTCGGCCTGGAGCCTCTCCAGTCTCGCGCGCAGCTCGCGGTCGCTCACATTCTTGTCCGTGGTCATCGGCTCTCCTCCTCGCGCAAAAGCTTCAGAGCACGCGCGAGCAGCATAGATGATCGCCGAAGAAACGCCCGGACAGGGGCGACGGAAGGGATTTCGACGCGACGCGAAATCGGCCGGGCGGCCAAGTCGTTCGAGCCGCGCGCAACATATGGGCAGCGCCATTTCGTGTCAAGCCGCAGCCGCCGCCGCGAATCGCCCGGAAAACCAGGGTTTTTCCGCGATTGTCCATTTCTTGCGCAGACTCCTTTTCGCGGTTGCGAGATGGTTCGCGGCCGCAATGCGACGCCGCATCCCCTCGCCTCGCCCGTCCGCCCCTCGGAGGAGCGCGCGGGGAGCCATCGGGGACGATCATGAAGGGGCGAGGCCGTCCGCGCTCTTTCGCGGCGGGGCGAGGAATGGCATGGTCCGTCCCGAGCGCGCGCAAATGCATCGATTTCATCGCGCGATCGAAAATTTTCAGTGGCGTCGAAGGCGCTGTTCTGGCGTCATCTTCCGAACGATCCTCGCGCGCGCGACGATGCGGATGGCGGACCAATGACCGAGCTGCGGAACTTCGATCTCAATCTTCTCGTCGCCTTCAATTTTTTGATGGAGGAGCGCAATGTGTCGCGCGCGGCGCAGAAGATGTTCATCACCCAATCGGCGATGAGCCATGTGCTGCAGCGCTTGCGGCAGCAGCTCGACGATCCGGTGCTGGTGAAGACGCCGCAGGGCATGAGGCCGACGCAGCGCGCGCTCGCCCTCGTCGAGCCCGTCGCCTCCATCTTGAACGAGGTCGAGCTGGTGATCCGCGGCTCGAAGGAATTTTCGCCGGCGACGACGCAGCGGCGCTTCACCATCGCCACCAATGATTATGTCGAGTTCTGCCTGCTGCCGCCGCTGATGAAATCGGTGAGCCGGCAGGCGCCCAATGTGGAGATCCATCTGGTGCAGACCTCCGGCTCGCTGCGCGAGGCGGCGGACGCCGGCGACGTCGATCTCGTGATCGGCTTCGACGTGATCCTGGATTCGACGCCCTATGTGCGGCGCGAGCGGCTCTACACGGATCGCATCGTCGCGCTGGTGCGGCGCGACCACCCCGATTTTCCGACCGATGAGCCGACGCTCGAGCAATTCGTCGCGGCGCGGCACATGCTGATGTCGCGACGCGAGGCGGGCACCGGAATCATCGACGATTGGCTGGAGCGCCGCGGCCTCGCGCGCAAGGTGTCGCTCGTCGTGCCGAATTTTCTCTCGGCGCCCTGGATCGTGGCGAGCAGCGATCTCGTCTTCTCATTGCCGCTGCGCATCGCCGAACATTTCGTGCGTCTCGCGCCGCTGCGAATATTGGAGATACCGATCGAGTTCCCGACCTATGATCTCTTGATGGTCTGGCACTCGCTGCAAGACCGCGAGCCGGCGCACGCCTGGCTGCGGCGCGAGATCGTGGAGATTTGCCGCGGCGTGGTGGAGGCGCCGGCGGAGGAAGCGCCGGGGGCGCGCGCGAAGGGGCGAGAGCCGGTGTGAAGAATGCGCTAGCCGCTCATCATCGGGTTACACGGCCATCATTGCGAGCGAAGCGAAGCAATCCAGAGCCGTGGGGCGGTTCTGGATTGCTTCGTCGCTCCGCTCCTCGCAATGACGACCATGCGGAATGCGTGGCATTCACGCGGAAACCGTAGCACGCCTTCGCAAAAGCCCTCTCCCGCGATAGCGGGGGAGGGCCGGGGAGGGGGCCTCAGCGCGAGAATTTCTTATATTTCAGCCGATGCGGAATCACGCTGTCGATGCCGAGGCGACGCTTCTTGTCCTCCTCGTAATCGGCGAAATTGCCCTCGAACCATTCCACATGGGAATCGCCCTCGAAGGCGAGCATATGGGTGGCGATGCGGTCGAGGAAGAAGCGGTCATGCGAGATGATGACCGCGCAGCCGGCGTAATCCACCAGCGCTTCCTCCAGCGCGCGCAGCGTGTCGACGTCGAGATCGTTGGTCGGCTCGTCGAGCAGCAGAACATTGGCGCCCTGCTTCAAAATCTTGGCGAGATGCACGCGGTTGCGCTCGCCGCCCGAGAGCATGCCGACCTTCTTCTGCTGGTCGGTTCCCTTGAAGTTGAAGGCGCCGCAATAGGCGCGGGAATTGATCTCGCGCTTGCCGAGATAGATGATGTCATTGCCGCCGGAAATCTCTTCCCACACGGTCTTCTTGTCGTCGAGCGCGTCGCGCGACTGGTCCACATAGCCGAGCTGCACGCTCTCGCCGACGGTGACGGAGCCATTGTCCGGCTTCTCCTGGCCGGTGATCATGCGGAACAGCGTCGTCTTGCCGGCGCCGTTGGGGCCGATCACGCCGACGATGCCGCCGGGCGGCAGCTTGAAGGTCAGATCGTCGATGAGCAGGCGATCGCCGAAAGCCTTCGACACATGCTCGACATCGATGACATTGGCGCCGAGACGCTCGGCCACCGGAATGACGATCTGCGCGGTCGTCGGCGCCTTCTCGTTCTGCTTGGCGACCAATTCCTCATAGCGCTGGATACGCGCCTTGGACTTGGCCTGGCGCGCCTTGGGGGAGGCGGAGATCCACTCGCTCTCGGCCTCGAGGGCGCGCTGGCGGGCCTTGTCCTCGCTGTTCTCCTGCGCGAGGCGCTTCTGCTTCTGCTTCAGCCAGCTGGTGTAATTGCCCTCATAGGGAATGCCGCGGCCGCGATCGAGCTCGAGAATCCACCCCGTCACATTGTCGAGGAAGTAGCGGTCGTGGGTGACGATGAGGATCGCGCCCGGATAATTGCGCAAATGGCCCTCGAGCCAATTCACCGTCTCGGCGTCGAGATGGTTCGTCGGCTCGTCGAGCAGCAGCATTTCCGGCTGCTCGAGCAGCAGGCGGCAGAGCGCCACGCGGCGCCGCTCGCCGCCGGAGAGCTTTGTGACGTCGGCGTCGTCGGAGGGGCAGCCGAGCGCCTCCATCGCCTGATCCACCTGGCTGTCGAGATCCCACAGGCCCTTGGCCTCGATCTCGTCCTGCAGGCGGGTCATCTCGTCGGCGGTCTCGTCCGAGTAATTCACGGCGAGATCATTGTAGCGGTCGAGAATCGCCTTTTTGTCGGCGACGCCGAGCATGATATTGCCGCGCACGTCGAGCTCTGGATCGAGCTGCGGCTCCTGCGGCAGATAGCCGACGCGCGCGCCCTCGGCGACGAAGCCCTCGCCCGTATATTCCTTGTCCATGCCGCCCATGATGCGCAGCAGGGTCGATTTGCCGGCGCCGTTGACGCCGAGCACGCCGATCTTCGCGTCCGGGTAGAAGGACAGATGGACATTGTCGAGGACCTTCTTGCCGCCCGGATAGGTCTTGGTGAGACCTTGCATGTGATAGATGAATTGCCGCGCCATGGGTGATCGGTCCCGCTAGAGAAAGAAACTCGGCGCGATGTTTAGCGCCTTTTGGGCGGAAGTGAAAACCGGCTTTTTGCGTCGGCGCCGGCGCGGTCGCGCAAGGCCCGTACGGCGCCGGAAGTTGACAGCGGCGGGGCTTTTCCGCAGAGATCGCCGGTCTCCAACGAGAGCGGGCTCATGCGCGTCTTCGTGACCGGCACGGCCGGATTCATCGGCTTCCATCTCGCACAGCGCCTGCTCGAGCTCGGCCACAGGGTCGACGGCTTCGACGGGCTGACGCCTTATTACGATGTGACGCTGAAAGAGTCGCGCCACGCCCGGCTCGCAAGCTTCGAAGGCTTTCGCCCCCATATCGCCATGCTCGAGGATATGGAGGCGCTGACCCGCGCCGTCACCGCGGCGGAGCCGGAGGTCATCGTCCATCTCGCGGCGCAGGCGGGCGTTCGCTACAGCCTCGAGAATCCGCGCGCCTATGTCGACGCCAATCTCGTCGGCGGCTTCAATATTCTCGAGCTGGCGCGGACGCAGGGCGTTCGCCATCTGCTGATGGCCTCCACCAGCTCCGTCTATGGCGGCAATCAGGACGTGCCTTTTTTGGAGAGCGAGCGCGCCGATTTTCCGCTCACCCTCTACGCCGCCACGAAAAAGGCCAATGAGGCCATGGCGCATTCCTATGCGCATCTCTGGGCCATTCCGACAACCATGTTCCGCTTCTTCACCGTCTACGGCCCCTGGGGCCGGCCGGACATGGCGCTGTTCAAATTCGTCGACGCCATAGAGAAGGGCCGGCCGATCGACATCTACAATCACGGCGAGATGCAACGCGACTTCACCTATGTCGGCGATCTCGTCGAGGCGATCACGCGGCTCGTCGACCGCGCGCCGCAGATCGGCGCGGACGCCTCGGTCTCGCCGGTCGCCCCGTTCCGCATCGTCAATATCGGGCGCGGCGAGCCGGTGGGCCTGCTGGATTTCATCGAGGCGATCGAGCGAAAATTGGGCAAGACGGCGATCCGCAACTATCTCGAGATGCAGAAGGGCGACGCCCCCCGCACTTTCGCCGATTGCTCGCTGCTCGAGCGGCTGACCGGCTATCGCCCGCAGACCTCGGTGGAGGAAGGCGTCTCGGCCTTCGTCGACTGGTATCGCGCCTATTATGACGGCCGCCGAGGCCCGGCCGTGAGCAATCCTTAACCATCTGTCTGAGACAAGACCGTAACCGCCGCGCGGGGGCGATTCGCGCCCTCCGGCGCGGCCTTGGGCCTCGTTTCGGAGAGCTTTCATGGCCTTGGCTTGCACTTCAGGTCTCGACACCGGCTTCGTCGAGCTCGGCTATGCGAAAGTGGCGGCGCTCGGCGTCGTGCAGGGCGTAACCGAGCTTCTCCCCATTTCCTCCACGGCGCATATGCGCATCGTGCCGGCGCTGCTCGGCTGGAAGGACCCGGGCTCGGCCTTCTCGGCCGCCATGCAGCTCGCCGCTCTGGCAGCCGTGGTCAGCTATTTCTGGAAGGATATTCGCGGGATCGCCTTCGGCTCGGTCCAGGCGGCGCTGCGGCGCGATTTCAGCGATTGGAACTTCCGCTTCCTCATCTGGATCATTCTCGCGACCATCCCCATCGGCCTCGCCGGCATCGCGCTCTCGGGCGTGCTGAACGCCTGCGGCTCGCCGCTGCGCTCGCTGCCGGTCATCGGCATCTCCTGCATCGTCATGGCGGCGCTGCTCGCCATCGCCGAGCTCTATTGCAACCACTCCCGCACGCTGGACCATGTGAGCCTGAAGGATGCGCTGGTCGTCGGCTTCGCCCAGGTGGGCGCGCTGGTGCCGGGCGTCTCGCGCTCCGGCTCCACCTTGACCGCGGCGCTGTTCCTGGACCTCAAGCGCGAGCAGGCGGCGCAATTCTCCTTCCTGCTCGGGCTGCCCGCCATCACCCTCGCCGGCCTCAAGGAGCTCTATGAGCTGCACAAGGCGCATCTCGACGGCCACGGCTGGTCGGTGCTGGCGGTCGGCCTGGTCGTCGCCTCCATTTCGGCCTTCGCGGCCATATGGGGGCTGATGCGCTTTCTGGAGCGCTTCTCCACCTGGCCCTTCGTCGCCTACCGGGCCTTTATCGGCGTGGTCCTGCTCGCCGGCGCCGCCACCGGCCTATTGTCTTGAGCCACAAGGGAGGCGGCGCCGATTCGGTCGTTTCGACGCCGCGATCTTTTATTTTTGTTCGCTTTGTCGGCGTCCGGCTCTTGCCGAAACAGGCCCTCGGGACCTAACATCGGAGCCATGGTCGAGACCGCCACCCTCATTCGCCATGCTGGACCCGGCGACGCCGAGGCGATCACGCATGTGCACGACTCCTCCTGGCGAGACGCCTATCGCGGCGTCATTCCGGGCGGGGAGCTCGAGCGCATGATCGCCCGCCGCGGGCCGCAATGGTGGGCGCGGGCGATCGTGCGGGGCAGCGGCATTCTGGTGCTGGAGTTCGACCAGGACGTCGTCGGCTATGTCACCTACGGCCGCAATCGCGTGCCCTCCATGCCTTACTCGGGCGAGATCTTCGAGATCTATCTGCTGCCCGAATATCAGGGCCTCGGCTTCGGCCGACGCCTGTTCAACGCCGCGCGGCAGGAGCTCGCCGCGCATGGCTATCTCTCCACCATCGTCTGGGCCTTGGCCGATAATGACAAGGCTCTGGCCTTTTATCGGCGGCTCGGCGGCCTCACCGTTCGCCGCGCGGAAGAGCGCTTCGGCGACGACATGCTGGCGCGCGTCGCCTTCGGATTCGTCTCCGCGCCCGTCCGCTGACTTTTCCCACCGTCAGGAGTTACTAGATGCGTCTCGACGCCATTGAAATCGGCGCGAATCCCCCATTCGAGGTCAATGTCGTGATCGAAGTGCCGCTGGGCGGCGAGCCGATCAAATATGAGCTCGACAAAGCCTCTGGAACGCTCGTCGTCGATCGTTTCCTCTACACGTCGATGCGCTATCCCGGCAATTACGGCTTCATCCCGCACACTCTGTCGGAAGACGGCGACCCCTGCGACGTGCTGGTCGCCAACACGCGCCCCATCGCGCCCGGCGCGCTGATCGCCGTGCGCCCCATCGGCGTGCTCTACATGCGCGACGAGGCCGGCGGCGACGAGAAGATCATCGCCGTGCCCGCGCCCAAGCTCACCAAGCGCTACGACAAGGTGCAGAACTACACCGACCTGCCGGAGATCACGACGCGGCAGATCGAGCATTTCTTCGCCCATTACAAGGACCTCGAGCCCGGCAAATGGGTCGAGGCGGCCGGCTGGGGCGACGCCGCGGCGGCGCATAAGATCATCAATGA
This window harbors:
- the uppP gene encoding undecaprenyl-diphosphatase UppP, which produces MALACTSGLDTGFVELGYAKVAALGVVQGVTELLPISSTAHMRIVPALLGWKDPGSAFSAAMQLAALAAVVSYFWKDIRGIAFGSVQAALRRDFSDWNFRFLIWIILATIPIGLAGIALSGVLNACGSPLRSLPVIGISCIVMAALLAIAELYCNHSRTLDHVSLKDALVVGFAQVGALVPGVSRSGSTLTAALFLDLKREQAAQFSFLLGLPAITLAGLKELYELHKAHLDGHGWSVLAVGLVVASISAFAAIWGLMRFLERFSTWPFVAYRAFIGVVLLAGAATGLLS
- a CDS encoding GNAT family N-acetyltransferase; the protein is MVETATLIRHAGPGDAEAITHVHDSSWRDAYRGVIPGGELERMIARRGPQWWARAIVRGSGILVLEFDQDVVGYVTYGRNRVPSMPYSGEIFEIYLLPEYQGLGFGRRLFNAARQELAAHGYLSTIVWALADNDKALAFYRRLGGLTVRRAEERFGDDMLARVAFGFVSAPVR
- the ppa gene encoding inorganic diphosphatase, with amino-acid sequence MRLDAIEIGANPPFEVNVVIEVPLGGEPIKYELDKASGTLVVDRFLYTSMRYPGNYGFIPHTLSEDGDPCDVLVANTRPIAPGALIAVRPIGVLYMRDEAGGDEKIIAVPAPKLTKRYDKVQNYTDLPEITTRQIEHFFAHYKDLEPGKWVEAAGWGDAAAAHKIINEAIARAKKAE